A genomic window from Colletotrichum destructivum chromosome 7, complete sequence includes:
- a CDS encoding Putative phytanoyl-CoA dioxygenase, with amino-acid sequence MATATERPLVQSSIARFDATDPSTTTEKLVNIINRDGGVIVEKLIDRRLAEEIRRDLKPHFDEDIPDKYGFFPATTQRASGLLGISDGCVELACSPLFTSVANALVSSSYTFWRGDQQKTVSGKPIISSTVGFRVNPGGTQQVLHRDDNDYHPHDKTLPVMIGCVTALTKTTATNGATVVIPGSHLWGPDRRPLDSETVPAELEPGDALIFLGNLYHAGGANITQDEYRETVGIFLCQPTLRPAENQFLMVPFEKVKKMKPQAQRLLGYGLCEPGVGFMKYQDPMRVLFGVEDEETVNM; translated from the exons ATGGCGACTGCTACGGAAAGACCCCTTGTTCAGTCTTCTATTGCTCGATTCGACGCCACGGACCCCTCGACCACGACCGAAAAGctcgtcaacatcatcaaccgCGACGGCGGTGTCATCGTCGAGAAACTCATCGACCGTCGGCTGGCGGAAGAGATCCGGCGGGATCTGAAGCCGCACTTTGACGAGGACATCCCCGACAAGTACGGGTTCTtcccggcgacgacgcagaGGGCCTCGGGCCTGCTGGGCATCTCGGACGGCTGCGTCGAGCTCGCGTGCAGCCCGCTCTTCACCTCCGTCGCCAACGCCCTGGTCTCCTCGTCGTATACCTTCTGGAGGGGCGACCAGCAGAAGACCGTGAGCGGGAAgcccatcatctcctcgaCCGTGGGCTTCCGCGTGAACCCTGGCGGGACACAGCAGGTGCTGCACCGCGACGACAA TGACTATCACCCCCACGACAAAACGCTGCCCGTCATGATCGGGTGCGTCACCGCGTTGACCAAGACGACGGCCACGAACGGCGCGACCGTCGTGATCCCGGGGTCGCACCTCTGGGGCCCAGACCGCCGACCGCTGGACTCCGAGACCGTTCCCGCGGAGctcgagcccggcgacgcCCTGATCTTCCTCGGCAACCTCTACCACGCCGGAGGGGCAAACATAACCCA AGACGAGTATCGAGAGACCGTCGGCATCTTCCTGTGTCAGCCGACGCTGCGGCCCGCGGAGAACCAGTTTCTCATGGTGCCGTTCGAAAAGGTCAAAAAGATGAAGCCGCAGGCCCAGAGGCTGCTTGGCTACGGACTGTGCGAGCCCGGCGTTGGATTCATGAAGTATCAGGACCCCATGAGAGTGCTGTTCGgagtcgaggacgaggagacggTCAACATGTGA
- a CDS encoding Putative zn(2)Cys(6) fungal-type DNA-binding domain, fungal transcription factor codes for MTTNADMYEQGCANCERRRIRCDFQSPKCAKCHKKGLECPGYNRQLRWVNGVAARGYLRGRAVPVRPGPWVQDESETSNRPSLNVSTHIPTPCEAGGSRTQATVSGPDTIPRVPSCDLLGPTAAFMDYYRQKVAGLMVWLDSDENFYRRKVVPLAESHPAIRFAIMALAAQHGTWTLPAESITVIAEDSRNRCLTVLQRRAREMTTRLMGGSELDQQEDMADAEWMLASILIMANFENARCSPQVADGHRRAARTIVNLFSDATWTAGGRELFAFLRNQLAIDNILGATTSFDPSLIRDAITPAPGSDDQLFSKYLAFLHEVTLSTLTASTASTGADLPTGSAEKPRRLTLRMVQSEFTQARGADLIAAGRMGLAGSRLSRDFVCLVEVYHNAGLLYSFRCLGCADEGGTEWDAAASGLFRHLVGFEDQAVFVQNLPWPAFIAGTACYRDQARQKVVLELFAAIHRATRFNHYLDAVDFLETFWAGDDPDWRPLAQAREAAGNRILVV; via the coding sequence ATGACCACGAACGCTGACATGTATGAGCAAGGTTGCGCCAACTGTGAGCGTCGTCGGATCCGGTGCGACTTTCAGAGCCCGAAGTGCGCCAAATGCCACAAGAAGGGTCTGGAGTGCCCTGGCTATAACCGTCAGCTCCGATGGGTGAACGGGGTGGCAGCTAGAGGATATCTTCGGGGTCGGGCGGTCCCCGTTCGGCCCGGGCCCTGGGTCCAAGACGAATCCGAAACCTCTAATCGTCCATCACTCAACGTGTCTACGCATATCCCGACACCTTGCGAAGCCGGCGGCTCCAGGACGCAAGCCACCGTGTCTGGGCCGGACACTATTCCAAGGGTCCCGAGTTGCGACCTGCTCGGCCCCACTGCGGCCTTTATGGACTACTACAGGCAAAAGGTGGCTGGCTTGATGGTCTGGCTGGACTCCGACGAGAACTTCTACCGCCGAAAAGTTGTGCCCCTCGCCGAAAGCCACCCGGCCATCCGcttcgccatcatggccttggcggcccAGCACGGCACCTGGACCCTCCCCGCGGAGAGCATCACGGTGATTGCCGAGGACTCCCGCAACAGGTGCTTGACGGTGCTCCAGAGACGGGCCcgggagatgacgacgaggctcATGGGGGGCTCCGAGCTGGACCAGCAGGAGGacatggccgacgccgagtgGATGCTGGCGTCGATcctcatcatggccaacTTCGAGAACGCCCGCTGCTCGccccaggtcgccgacggccaccGGCGGGCGGCCCGCACCATCGTCAACCTCTTCAGCGACGCGACCTGGACCGCCGGGGGCCGCGAGCTCTTCGCGTTCCTGCGGAACCAGCTGGCCATCGACAACATCCTGGGCGCGACGACCTCCTTCGACCCGTCCCTCATCCGAGACGCCATcacgcccgcgcccggcTCCGACGACCAGCTGTTTTCCAAGTACCTCGCGTTCCTGCACGAGGTCACGCTCAGCACAttgacggcatcgacggcatcgacgggtGCGGACCTCCCGACCGGCTCCGCAGAAAAACCCCGCCGCCTTACCCTGCGGATGGTCCAGTCCGAATTCACGCAGGCGAGGGGCGCCGACCTGATCGCGGCGGGACGGATGGGGCTCGCGGGGTCCAGGCTGTCTCGCGACTTCGTCTGCCTGGTGGAGGTGTACCACAACGCGGGCCTGCTGTACTCGTTCCGGTGTCTCGGctgcgccgacgagggcggcaccGAATGggacgcggcggcctccGGCCTCTTCCGCCACCTCGTGGGATTCGAGGAccaggccgtcttcgtccaGAATCTGCCGTGGcccgccttcatcgccggcaccgcctgCTACCGGGACCAGGCGAGGCAGAAAGTGGTTTTGGAGCTGTTCGCGGCGATCCACCGGGCTACCCGGTTCAACCACTACttggacgccgtcgacttTCTCGAGACCTTCTGGGCCGGAGACGACCCCGACTGGCGTCCGCTAGCACAAGCGAGAGAGGCCGCGGGCAACAGAATCCTGGTTGTTTGA
- a CDS encoding Putative phosphoesterase, alkaline-phosphatase-like, core domain superfamily, with translation MTRMLSILATAGIAAAGALYGVDGRPYPGTPTPVNTAADIQYTSTASADVAAAAATAKTLSPVSNVKGKAFNRIVQIYLETTAYENAIADPNCKALIKQGILLSNLYGVAAPSQPNYVAPASGDYFGTNSDSFLLVDRNVSTIVDLLEDKGISWGDYNEGLPYTGFEGFEYSNPVEGNYARKHNLLVRFDSITLNSDRLAKIKNLTLFYNDLKKQRLPQWVFVTPNLYNNGHDTNISVSCNWTRSFVEPLLRNPNFDKGNTLVYVTWQANGQYPTARNHVAGILLGSAVPRSLAGTVDDAYYNHYSELSSVEANWNLHTLGRWDVGANVWRLVGRRTGDAIRAWSVRIAGDSFANYYWNQSYGGVFSSASNTSHLYVAPNLGILGGYCRTVLPAIARLWYGSTLPDYYRDIIEVPDALHPPKGYGVPIGLEPAEPITTPIRVYPV, from the coding sequence ATGACTCGCATGCTTTCCATCCTTGCCACTGCGGGCATAGCAGCAGCTGGCGCTCTTTACGGCGTTGACGGCCGTCCGTATCCAGGCACCCCCACGCCCGTCAATACGGCGGCCGACATCCAGTATACGTCAACTGCCAGCGCCGatgtggcggcggcggcggcaacagcCAAGACTCTGTCGCCCGTGTCGAACGTAAAGGGAAAAGCCTTCAACCGCATCGTACAGATCTACCTCGAAACCACGGCTTACGAGAACGCCATTGCCGACCCGAACTGCAAGGCCCTTATCAAACAGGGCATCTTGCTGTCCAACCTCTACGGTGTAGCGGCCCCCAGCCAGCCCAACTACGTGGCGCCGGCCAGCGGTGACTACTTCGGCACCAACAGCGACTCGTTCCTCCTGGTCGACCGCAACGTGtccaccatcgtcgacctgctcgaggacAAGGGCATCAGCTGGGGCGACTACAACGAGGGCCTTCCCTACACCGGCTTCGAGGGCTTCGAGTACTCTAACCCCGTCGAGGGCAACTACGCGCGCAAGCACAACCTGCTCGTACGCTTCGACTCGATCACGCTCAACTCGGACCGCCTGGCAAAGATCAAGAACCTGACGCTCTTCTACAACGACCTGAAGAAGCAACGTCTGCCGCAGTGGGTGTTCGTCACGCCCAACCTCTACAACAACGGCCACGACACCAACATCAGCGTCTCGTGCAACTGGACGCGCAGCTTCGTCGAGCCGCTGCTGAGGAACCCGAACTTCGACAAAGGGAACACGCTCGTCTACGTCACCTGGCAGGCCAACGGCCAGTACCCGACGGCCCGCAACCACGTGGCCGGCATCCTGCTGGGCTCGGCCGTGCCCCGGAGCCTGGCGGGgaccgtcgacgacgcctaCTACAACCACTACAGCGAGCTGTCGTCGGTCGAGGCGAACTGGAACCTGCACACCCTAGGCCGCTGGGACGTCGGGGCCAATGTGTGGcgcctcgtcggccgcaGGACGGGCGACGCGATCCGCGCCTGGAGCGTCCGGATCGCCGGCGACAGCTTCGCCAACTACTACTGGAACCAGAGCTacggcggcgtcttcagCAGCGCCTCCAACACGTCGCACCTCTACGTCGCCCCgaacctcggcatcctcggggGTTACTGCCGGACCGTGCTgcccgccatcgcccgccTGTGGTACGGCTCGACCCTGCCCGATTACTACCGCGACATCATCGAGGTGCCTGATGCTCTGCATCCGCCCAAGGGCTATGGGGTGCCCATCGGGCTTGAGCCGGCCGAGCCCATCACGACTCCCATTCGTGTGTACCCCGTCTAG
- a CDS encoding Putative vacuolar protein sorting-associated protein — protein MSNKTFDYGDLRISMTSAYSWVWDDTGSGARRSVCLWTPSPQGNLCPLGDYADPAGYYEINGGKRASLIVGQNPNTRPAKSAVARPTDYTRIWIDNGSGGKHDGAIWRPVAPSGYVALGDVGCYGYGKPNVNKIWCVREDLVGYGKFLASSAWDDGGSGATQNVSLWATQTDTVGVDGAANIPIIADTFRAQSSYTRPGGEAARVLLLPVGKQYQRFETTIPTLNPNKLPEKGDQFSNQEQCKVTLPFHCYFSPTHQESLDNIRNPFLTISRSIAWYVEGVWGNKTSSPFTRSQRLLYGVSKETREEMTHSVGVEISATYGVELASASVSLNYQFTYNTSTSFTEYSEKEVTQSFDVNAWYAKVLFSKHVWIKCSRLDSPVVLHQMEMTANDDIYFSGCDLPHE, from the coding sequence ATGTCAAACAAGACCTTCGATTATGGCGATCTGAGAATCTCCATGACCTCTGCTTACAGCTGGGTCTGGGATGACACCGGCAGCGGTGCCCGTCGAAGTGTCTGTCTATGGACACCATCCCCTCAGGGGAACCTCTGCCCACTCGGAGACTACGCGGATCCCGCAGGCTATTACGAAATCAACGGTGGCAAGCGAGCATCGCTCATCGTTGGGCAGAACCCCAAcacgaggccggccaagTCGGCGGTAGCCAGACCAACCGACTACACTCGAATCTGGATCGACAATGGCTCCGGCGGCAAGCATGACGGGGCCATCTGGCGCCCAGTGGCCCCCTCAGGATACGTAGCACTGGGTGATGTTGGCTGCTATGGGTACGGCAAGCCCAACGTGAACAAGATCTGGTGTGTGcgcgaggacctcgtcggctACGGCAAGTTCCTGGCGAGCAGCGCCTGGGACGACGGTGGTTCGGGAGCGACCCAGAACGTCTCCCTCTGGGCGACGCAGACGGACACCGTAGGCGTCGATGGCGCAGCGAACATCCCAATCATTGCCGACACGTTCCGAGCACAGAGCAGTTACACGCGGCCGGGTGGTGAAGCTGCTCGCGTTCTGCTACTGCCGGTCGGGAAGCAATATCAACGATTCGAGACCACCATTCCTACGCTCAATCCGAACAAGCTTCCCGAGAAGGGTGACCAATTCTCAAACCAGGAGCAGTGCAAGGTGACACTTCCGTTCCACTGCTACTTCAGCCCAACACACCAGGAGAGCTTGGACAATATCCGCAATCCGTTTCTGACCATCAGCCGGTCCATCGCGTGGTACGTGGAAGGGGTGTGGGGGAACAAGACCTCCAGCCCCTTCACGCGCTCTCAGAGGCTTCTCTACGGTGTCAGCAAGGAGACACGCGAGGAGATGACGCACAGCGTCGGCGTGGAGATCTCGGCCACGTACGGCGTCGAACTAGCCAGCGCCTCCGTGAGCCTCAACTACCAGTTCACTTACAACACGTCGACCTCGTTCACCGAGTACAGCGAGAAAGAGGTCACGCAATCTTTTGACGTGAACGCGTGGTACGCCAAGGTGCTCTTCTCCAAGCACGTCTGGATCAAGTGTTCGCGCCTGGACAGCCCCGTCGTCTTGCATCagatggagatgacggcgaaTGACGACATCTACTTTAGCGGCTGCGACCTTCCACATGAGTAG
- a CDS encoding Putative small GTPase superfamily, ARF/SAR type, P-loop containing nucleoside triphosphate hydrolase: MLSFRRKGLDPHRAFIVSLDVAGKKTAMYRFMQGAKEVERVPPNYLAGQLIETFRFKNGSTYELMSFGGCNGFRTPWGSSRPQKADFVIFVIDVFDQDRLVEAVEELSRSMPFLRNETKCCDMWILFNKQDIVPDARRDQYVGNARRCLASVDAQWAGDWTVRIFDTPGLSARTSDGMQAVVDEIAEFLENRCATGPPRHTVEKPQVSQEDAASDHKLLEARILEANEAAPSSDAFWRSILDCTIESWDHYNHLRAGYFVMLDAAGAGKGMVACSDLFILLLNRLREADSKKFPKSPHRTMTVFWLVQLRLAGVGYQVKRGLPCLPSRDDFGQVLLESPSLMDVSLWNQFYSKDLLFSPRAREEWCLPDLQNFPPGKVAGAEKGA; the protein is encoded by the exons ATGT TGTCTTTCCGCCGCAAAGGGCTGGACCCTCACCGGGCCTTCATCGTCAGCCTGGACGTCGCAGGCAAGAAGACGGCAATGTATCGCTTCATGCAAGGGGCGAAAGAGGTTGAGCGGGTCCCGCCGAATTACCTCGCCGGCCAACTCATCGAGACCTTCAGGTTCAAGAACGGATCGACGTATGAGCTCATGTCATTTGGAG GATGCAATGGGTTCAGGACGCCTTGGGGATCCAGTCGCCCACAGAAAGCAGacttcgtcatcttcgtcatcgacgtTTTTGACCAAGACCggctcgtcgaagccgttGAGGAGCTCTCCAGATCAATGCCCTTTTTACGAAACGAGACCAAGTGCTGCGACATGTGGATCCTGTTTAACAAGCAGGACATCGTTCCAGACGCCCGGAGAGACCAATACGTCGGAAATGCGAGGCGCTGTCTGGCCTCCGTCGACGCGCAGTGGGCCGGTGACTGGACCGTCAGGATCTTCGATACGCCTGGCCTCAGCGCCCGCACGAGCGACGGGATGCAGGCTGTCGTGGACGAGATCGCCGAGTTTCTCGAGAACAGGTGCGCGACCGGACCGCCTCGCCACACGGTGGAAAAGCCTCAGGTCTCCCAGGAAGACGCGGCTTCCGACCACAAGCTACTGGAAGCGCGGATCCTCGAAGCGAACGAGGCCGCCCCGAGCTCCGATGCGTTCTGGAGATCGATTCTGGACTGCACGATCGAGTCTTGGGATCACTACAATCATCTCCGGGCTGGCTATTTCGTCATGCTGGatgccgccggtgccggcaaGGGAATGGTCGCGTGCTCTGATTTGTTCATCCTCCTTCTAAATCGACTGCGAGAGGCGGACTCGAAGAAATTTCCCAAGAGCCCCCACAG AACCATGACTGTCTTCTGGCTTGTACAGTTACGCTTAGCTGGAGTTGGCTACCAGGTCAAGCGTGGGTTGCCGTGCCTCCCCAGCCGAGACGACTTTGGGCAGGTTCTTTTGGAATCCCCCAGCTTGATGGACGTTTCTCTGTGGAACCAGTTCTACTCAAAGGACCTCCTCTTCAGCCCTCGTGCTCGGGAGGAATGGTGTCTCCCAGATCTCCAGAACTTTCCTCCTGGTAAGGTCGCTGGAGCAGAAAAGGGGGCCTGA